GTTGACCGCCGCCGAAACCGAATCCGAGGTCGTGGCTTTGCTCGGCGCTTTGTCGTCCTTGAAAGGGAACTTGCGGATCGTCTCCAATGAGGTCGGGCTGGGTTTGGTCCCGGACAATCCATTGGGACGCCAATTCCGGGACCTGCAAGGCCTCTTCAACCAAAACGTGGCCAAGGCGGCCCGCGAGGTCTTCCTGATCACCGCAGGGATCCCCCAAAAATTGAAGTGACATTTAGACCCATAAATATTTTCAATTCCATGGTTCGCCGTCCTTAGAATGGTCCTTTCGATCACCCCACCCAGGACGGACGAGCCATGAACCTTCAAAAGATCCTTTCCTCCATCCCATCCCTCGATGCCCGGGCCATGAAAAAGGCCGAGCATCGGCAAAGCCAGCTGACCAAGCCCGCCGGAAGCTTGGGCCGCCTGGAGGCTATCGCCATCCAGGTGGCGGGCATCACCCGTCAAGCGGTCCCCACCCTGGGGAAGAAAAGGGTCATCCTTTGCGCGGCCGACCACGGTGTGACGCAAGAAGGCGTTTCCGCTTTTCCATCGGCCGTGACGCCCATGATGGTCCTGAACTTCCTTGCCGGCGGCGCGGCCATCAACGCCCTCGCCCGGCAGGCGGGTGCGGAGGTCCAAGTGGTGGACCTGGGCGTTGCCTCGGACCTGCCCAAGCATCCCAAACTCCTTTCCAAGAGGATCGCCCCGGGGACCCGGAACTTCCGGCAAGGTCCTGCCATGACCCCGGCGGAGTGTGAAAAGGCCCTGGCCGTCGGCCTTCAGTTGGCCGCCCAGGCCAAAAAGGACAAGGTCACCTTCGTCGTGCTCGGTGAAATGGGCATCGGCAACACCACGTCGGCCGCCGCCTTGATGGCGGGGCTCCTTCCTTGCGCCGTGGAGGACGTGACGGGCTTCGGCACCGGCATCGACCGCACCCAGTGGCTCAACAAATGCCGGGTGATCCACGAATCGATCAAGCGCCACCGGCCCATGCCCGACCATCCCCTGGAAGCCCTTCAAAGGGTCGGCGGGCTCGAGATCGCCGCCCTCACCGGAGTGGTCCTGGGTTGCGCCAAGGCCCGCATCCCCGTGGTGGTGGACGGCTTCATCACTTCCTCGGCTTTCCTCGTCGCCTACCGTGCGAACCCCAAGGTCAAGGACTTCGCCTTCTTCTCCCACCGTTCGGAGGAACCGGGTCATTCCAAGTTCTACGAAATGCTGGGGGTGGAACCCCTCCTGGAGATGAAGATGCGGCTGGGCGAGGGGACCGGCGGGGCCTTGGCCCTGAACCTCCTGGAGAGCGCCTTGCGGGCCCACGCCGAGATGGCGACCTTCCAAAGCGCCAAGGTGCCCGGGAAGAATAAGGCCCAACGAACGGCCGTGGAAAAGAAACGAAGCTGAAGGTTTCCGATGAAAAGCATCTGCGTCTATTGCGGCTCCAACCCGGGGTCGAACCCCCTTTATTCCCACCACGCCCAAAAACTGGGCCAGGTCCTGGCCCTCCTGAAGATCACCCTGGTCTATGGCGGCTCCCACCTGGGGCTCATGGGACTGTTGGCCGACTCGGCCCTTGAGAACGGCGGGCGGGTCATCGGGGTCATCCCCCGGACCTTGGTCGACCAGGAGAGGGCCCATCCTTCCTTGAGCGAGTTGGAAGTGGTCGCCAATATGCACGAACGAAAGCGGCGCATGTGCGACCTGGCGGAGGGTTTCATCGCGCTTCCCGGCGGCTTCGGCACCCTGGAAGAGGTCCTGGAGCAGGCCACTTGGAGCCAGTTGGGCCTCCAGAAGAAACCCGTGGGCTTCCTCAATTCGGGCGGGTATTACTCGCGCCTCTTCGATTTCCTGGAACACGCCGCCCGGGAGGGGTTCTTGAGCCGGGATTTCCTTTATTCCTGCGTCATCGCCGAGGATCCCCTGGCGTTGGTGGGGAAACTGACGAAAATGGGGTGACATGAACCCCTTACTCCTCGCGCTCTCGACCCTGACCCTTCTTCCCGTCTCCCCCAAGCAATGGCGGCCCTCGGAAGTCCGGCTGTCGGCCGCTTTTTATCCTTTGGTCGGAGCCCTTTTGGGGGCTCTCTTCGCCCTCGCCTCCAAGGTCCAACTCGCCCATGACCTGAGGACCATCCTGGTCCTCTTGGCCTGGGTGCTGGCCACCGGTGCCTTCCATTTGGATGGGCTGAGCGATTGTTTGGACGGATTCTTCGGCGGCAGGGACCCCAAGGACCGCCGGCGCATCATGAAGGACCCCTCCGTCGGCGCCTATGGGGTGACCGGGATCGTCCTCGTGCTGGTCCTGAAAGCGATGCTCCTGTCCCGCCTGCTCTCCGAACCCGGCGATTGGAAGTACCTGATCCTCATCCCCTGGGCCGCCCGTTGGGGCGTGACCTTGGCCTGTACCTTCTTCCGATCCCCGCCCGGGGACAAGGGCCTGGGTTCCCAAGTGCTCGGCTTGGAGGGCTATGGCCTCGCGATCCCGACCTTCGTGAGCCTGGCCGGCGGTTGGTGGCTTTTGCGGGCGCCGTCCTTGGGATATTTCCTGGCCGCCGGTCTGGTGGCCATGGCGGTCGGTCTGCTGTCCCGTGCCCGCATCCAAGGGCTCACAGGCGACGGCATGGGTGCCATCATCGAGACCTCGGAGGTCGCCCTCCTTTTCCTGGCCTGCGCCAATTTCTCGAAAGGATGGATGCCTTTCTGATGGGCCCCAGGACCGTTCTCATCGTCAGCCACGGCAGCCGGGAAACCTCCGCCAACCGGGAATTTGTCCGGTTGGTGGCGAAGTACCGTGAACGCCATCCCCGTTGGAAGGTCGGCCACGCCTATCTGGATGTGGTGGGCCCCACGATCCACCAGGGACTGGCCCATCTGGCCCACGATATGGAGAAAGGGACCATCGAAGTCCTTCCTTATTTTCTTTTCCGGGCCAAGCATGTGAAGAAGGACATCCCGGCCATCCTCGCGGCTTTCCAAAAAGAGCGGCCCGGGATCAAGGTCCATTTGGCAAAGCCCCTTGGGGACGATCCTCGTTTATTGCATATCCTCGATCAACGCCTCCCGCCGACCCGCAAAAACAAAAGCCGGAAGGGCTGACCCTTCCGGCTTATCCCCCTCTTGGAAGCCACCACCCTGTTATAAGGAAACCTTGGTCCCCAGATAGATCGAAAGACCCGGGGTCCCATAGCCCAGGATCTCCTCGTACCTGTCGTCGAAGAGATTGTTCACCCGGCCGAAGAACTTGAGATGTTCGTCCACCGCATAGGAAGCGGCCAGGTTCACGAGCGCGTAGGACGACATCAC
This bacterium DNA region includes the following protein-coding sequences:
- the cobT gene encoding nicotinate-nucleotide--dimethylbenzimidazole phosphoribosyltransferase; the encoded protein is MNLQKILSSIPSLDARAMKKAEHRQSQLTKPAGSLGRLEAIAIQVAGITRQAVPTLGKKRVILCAADHGVTQEGVSAFPSAVTPMMVLNFLAGGAAINALARQAGAEVQVVDLGVASDLPKHPKLLSKRIAPGTRNFRQGPAMTPAECEKALAVGLQLAAQAKKDKVTFVVLGEMGIGNTTSAAALMAGLLPCAVEDVTGFGTGIDRTQWLNKCRVIHESIKRHRPMPDHPLEALQRVGGLEIAALTGVVLGCAKARIPVVVDGFITSSAFLVAYRANPKVKDFAFFSHRSEEPGHSKFYEMLGVEPLLEMKMRLGEGTGGALALNLLESALRAHAEMATFQSAKVPGKNKAQRTAVEKKRS
- a CDS encoding adenosylcobinamide-GDP ribazoletransferase yields the protein MNPLLLALSTLTLLPVSPKQWRPSEVRLSAAFYPLVGALLGALFALASKVQLAHDLRTILVLLAWVLATGAFHLDGLSDCLDGFFGGRDPKDRRRIMKDPSVGAYGVTGIVLVLVLKAMLLSRLLSEPGDWKYLILIPWAARWGVTLACTFFRSPPGDKGLGSQVLGLEGYGLAIPTFVSLAGGWWLLRAPSLGYFLAAGLVAMAVGLLSRARIQGLTGDGMGAIIETSEVALLFLACANFSKGWMPF
- a CDS encoding CbiX/SirB N-terminal domain-containing protein: MGPRTVLIVSHGSRETSANREFVRLVAKYRERHPRWKVGHAYLDVVGPTIHQGLAHLAHDMEKGTIEVLPYFLFRAKHVKKDIPAILAAFQKERPGIKVHLAKPLGDDPRLLHILDQRLPPTRKNKSRKG
- a CDS encoding TIGR00730 family Rossman fold protein; the protein is MKSICVYCGSNPGSNPLYSHHAQKLGQVLALLKITLVYGGSHLGLMGLLADSALENGGRVIGVIPRTLVDQERAHPSLSELEVVANMHERKRRMCDLAEGFIALPGGFGTLEEVLEQATWSQLGLQKKPVGFLNSGGYYSRLFDFLEHAAREGFLSRDFLYSCVIAEDPLALVGKLTKMG